A genome region from Microcella alkaliphila includes the following:
- a CDS encoding response regulator transcription factor: protein MARILIVEDEPDVLLLLENRVKGAGHDVVSATNGEEGLTLFATEKPDLVVLDWMMPRRDGIDVCEEIRASDPDHRTKVLMLTARSQQSDVDRAMEAGADDYIVKPFSSRDLIERITALLVPAG from the coding sequence ATGGCGCGCATTCTGATCGTCGAAGACGAGCCCGACGTGCTCCTCTTGCTCGAGAATCGAGTCAAGGGGGCAGGGCACGACGTGGTCAGCGCTACAAATGGTGAAGAGGGTCTCACGCTGTTCGCCACCGAGAAGCCCGACCTCGTTGTGCTGGACTGGATGATGCCGCGTCGCGACGGCATCGACGTGTGCGAAGAGATTCGTGCCTCCGACCCCGACCATCGCACGAAAGTCCTGATGTTGACCGCTCGTTCGCAGCAGAGCGACGTCGACCGCGCGATGGAGGCGGGCGCGGACGACTACATCGTGAAGCCGTTCAGCTCGCGTGACCTGATCGAACGCATCACCGCCCTGCTGGTTCCAGCCGGGTAG
- a CDS encoding ATP-binding protein produces the protein MAFTTAVGFGRPAARRTVVATLIVLAGIISYFSVELRPAGAAIAAWWPAAGLGAAALLVSRGTRLLAATGILFAAMAANTLAGREWGLTVGYGIGNAVEAWVVAWILTRGRAAARLDGVSDIARFLVACIVGSGVFSAIGGVTAFIVADRPLEVAFFSLLASHFSALVVVLPLFVLSPRTHGRVHPVEVVAQVAVLALITWFVFSPTSDLPIAYLPLIALLWAAFRLPAVVVAAEILVLATAATILTVLGGGPFAPFIATGERTTVLLLQGFLIVHALAALFVSGARNDWGRALVRVEAQEELLRGGIVNAESGIVIAEHTDDSRLVIRGINRAALAALGLESAPPEWFEAGIPLVPGQPVLGNRGLDALLRSGEAGEAELTRDDRRFDAQVSTRPLSRGTAIVTIVMSDVTRRQEREDAVVQSLVRLRDLNQQKDDFIASVSHELRTPVTAIMGFSEQLADEALGAQAQQAADVIDRNARRLADVIEDVLELSRLTGSATIRRAASEFDLRDLIELAAEDARGLYPARQIVIETSLPDEPVPVVLVRQDVQRVIANLLSNAVKFSPVGGTVTVGLGPAGDGVEITIGDRGPGIPAEHLPHVWERFYRIQDESHRDAPGTGLGLPIVKALVDERLRGRITLEPQPTGTGTLARVLLPRETFPAPPTASVPVMPQASGE, from the coding sequence GTGGCATTCACGACGGCGGTCGGGTTCGGGCGGCCGGCCGCGAGGCGCACGGTCGTCGCGACCCTCATCGTGCTCGCGGGGATCATCAGCTATTTCTCGGTCGAATTGCGTCCCGCAGGCGCTGCCATCGCCGCGTGGTGGCCTGCAGCTGGGCTGGGCGCGGCGGCGTTGCTCGTCTCTCGGGGAACACGCCTTCTGGCGGCGACGGGCATCCTGTTCGCCGCGATGGCGGCAAACACCCTGGCGGGCCGTGAATGGGGCCTCACCGTTGGTTACGGCATCGGCAACGCTGTCGAGGCGTGGGTCGTCGCGTGGATTCTCACCCGGGGCCGGGCTGCGGCCCGACTCGACGGCGTTTCCGACATCGCCCGCTTCCTGGTCGCCTGCATCGTGGGGTCCGGCGTATTCTCCGCGATCGGCGGCGTGACGGCCTTCATCGTCGCCGACCGGCCCCTCGAGGTCGCCTTCTTCTCCCTTCTCGCCTCGCACTTCTCGGCGCTCGTCGTGGTGCTGCCGCTGTTCGTGCTCTCTCCGCGAACTCACGGACGCGTGCATCCCGTAGAGGTGGTGGCGCAGGTCGCCGTCCTCGCGCTGATCACCTGGTTCGTGTTCTCTCCGACGAGCGACTTGCCGATCGCGTACCTGCCGCTCATCGCGCTGCTGTGGGCGGCGTTCCGGCTGCCCGCCGTCGTTGTGGCGGCGGAAATCCTCGTGCTGGCCACCGCCGCCACGATCCTCACGGTGCTCGGAGGAGGTCCCTTTGCGCCGTTCATCGCAACGGGAGAGCGCACCACGGTGCTCCTGTTGCAGGGGTTCCTCATCGTGCACGCCCTCGCCGCTCTCTTCGTCTCGGGCGCCCGCAACGACTGGGGGCGCGCCCTCGTGCGCGTGGAGGCGCAGGAGGAGCTGCTGCGCGGCGGCATCGTCAATGCCGAGTCGGGCATTGTGATCGCCGAGCACACGGATGACTCTCGACTCGTCATTCGCGGCATCAACCGCGCCGCGCTCGCCGCACTGGGCTTGGAATCCGCGCCTCCTGAGTGGTTCGAGGCGGGAATCCCCCTTGTTCCGGGTCAGCCGGTGCTGGGCAATCGTGGCCTTGACGCGTTGCTGCGCAGCGGGGAAGCCGGCGAGGCAGAACTCACGCGTGACGATCGCCGCTTCGACGCGCAGGTCTCGACGCGCCCGTTGTCGCGAGGCACCGCGATCGTGACGATCGTCATGTCTGACGTCACGCGCCGCCAGGAACGTGAAGACGCCGTCGTGCAATCGCTCGTTCGCCTGCGCGACCTCAACCAGCAGAAGGACGACTTCATCGCCTCCGTCAGCCACGAGCTGCGCACCCCGGTGACGGCGATCATGGGATTCTCGGAGCAGCTGGCCGACGAGGCGCTCGGCGCTCAGGCCCAGCAGGCCGCGGACGTGATCGACCGCAACGCGCGCCGCCTCGCCGACGTCATCGAGGACGTGCTCGAGCTGAGCAGACTGACGGGCTCCGCGACGATCCGGCGCGCGGCGTCCGAATTTGACCTGCGCGATCTCATCGAGCTGGCGGCCGAGGACGCGCGGGGCCTGTACCCGGCGCGTCAGATCGTCATCGAAACCTCCCTTCCCGATGAGCCCGTCCCGGTTGTGCTCGTGCGCCAGGACGTTCAGCGCGTCATTGCGAATCTGCTGTCGAACGCGGTGAAGTTCAGCCCCGTTGGGGGAACAGTGACCGTGGGTCTCGGCCCGGCTGGCGATGGCGTCGAGATCACGATCGGTGATCGCGGTCCGGGAATCCCGGCCGAGCACCTTCCGCACGTGTGGGAGCGCTTCTATCGCATTCAGGACGAGTCGCACCGGGATGCTCCGGGCACGGGCCTCGGGCTTCCCATCGTGAAGGCGCTCGTCGACGAGCGATTGCGAGGACGCATCACGCTGGAGCCGCAGCCGACGGGGACCGGAACGCTTGCGCGCGTTCTGCTACCCCGGGAGACCTTCCCCGCCCCGCCCACGGCGAGCGTTCCCGTGATGCCTCAGGCCTCCGGGGAGTAG
- the dcd gene encoding dCTP deaminase, producing MLLSDRDIRAELDSGRIGLDPLDTSMVQPSSVDVRLDRFFRLFDNHKYPFIDPAVEQPELTRLVEAKPDEPFILHPGEFVLGSTYETVTLPDDVAARLEGKSSLGRLGLLTHSTAGFVDPGFSGHVTLELSNVATLPITLWPGMKIGQLCFFRLTSPAENPYGTGAYLNRYQGQRGPTASRSWQNFHRTDIER from the coding sequence ATGCTGCTGAGCGACCGCGACATTCGGGCCGAACTCGACTCGGGCCGCATCGGCCTTGACCCGCTCGACACGTCGATGGTGCAGCCGTCGAGTGTCGACGTTCGGCTCGACCGCTTCTTCCGGCTGTTCGACAACCACAAGTACCCGTTCATCGATCCCGCGGTCGAGCAGCCCGAACTGACCCGCCTGGTGGAGGCCAAGCCCGACGAGCCGTTCATTCTGCACCCTGGCGAGTTCGTGTTGGGCTCGACGTACGAGACGGTCACCCTGCCTGACGACGTCGCCGCGCGGCTGGAGGGCAAGAGTTCTCTCGGGCGCTTGGGCCTGCTGACCCACTCAACGGCCGGGTTCGTTGACCCCGGTTTCAGCGGTCACGTCACCCTCGAGCTGAGTAACGTCGCGACACTGCCGATTACGCTGTGGCCCGGCATGAAGATCGGCCAGCTCTGCTTCTTCCGGCTCACCTCGCCCGCCGAGAATCCGTACGGCACGGGCGCATACCTCAACCGGTACCAGGGCCAGCGGGGCCCGACAGCCTCGCGGTCGTGGCAGAACTTTCATCGCACCGACATCGAGCGGTAG
- a CDS encoding lycopene cyclase domain-containing protein produces MTYTLLNIVFLAVVAVVGVAAVLARRSPNWRAVGLASILLIALTAIFDNVIIGTGIVDYDDALISGIRIGVAPIEDFAYTVAALVLLPAVWHLLPTRTREAGAEAGDARQNKDS; encoded by the coding sequence GTGACCTACACCCTGTTGAACATCGTCTTCCTCGCCGTCGTCGCCGTCGTGGGGGTCGCCGCGGTGCTGGCGCGGCGCTCACCGAACTGGCGCGCGGTGGGGCTTGCGAGCATCCTGCTCATCGCGCTCACGGCCATCTTCGACAACGTGATCATCGGAACCGGCATCGTCGACTACGACGACGCTCTCATCTCAGGGATCCGTATCGGCGTCGCCCCGATCGAAGACTTCGCCTACACGGTCGCCGCGCTCGTGCTCCTGCCGGCGGTCTGGCATCTGCTGCCCACCCGCACCCGCGAGGCGGGCGCCGAGGCCGGCGACGCGCGGCAGAATAAGGACTCGTGA
- the crtI gene encoding phytoene desaturase family protein: MRVSRVVVIGGGIAGLSSAALLARDGHRVTLVEKRDQFGGRAGSWSVDGFRFDTGPSWYLMPEVFDHFFKLCGTSTAEQLELIQLDPGYRVITEGFDRPTDIAANRADNVALFESIEKGAGAKLERYLDSAEDTYVMAKKRFLYTSFESIGPLLRGDVLKRSGKLMTMLVQSLDSFVGRRFRDLRLRQILGYPAVFLGSSPFLTPAMYHLMSHLDLTDGVLYPMGGFAKLIERVAAVAEDQGAELRLNAPVARIMVDEATGDARGVQLEDGEIIEADLVVAAADLHHTETALLPKERQTYPEQYWQKATAGPSALLMYLGVEGDLPQLEHHTLLFAADWRENFEKIFGESPSWPDPASLYICKPSGVDPSVAPEGHENVFVLVPAPADLSFGRGDVDGDGDTPLETYADRIIAQISEWAGIPDLADRIVVRRTYGPGNFAEDVNAWRGTALGPAHVLKQSAFFRAGNVSKKVRGLYYAGYSTIPGIGLPMCLISAEVLVKRLRGDTSTEPLPEPLEPTVTTV, encoded by the coding sequence ATCCGCGTGAGCCGCGTCGTCGTGATCGGCGGCGGCATCGCTGGCCTGTCGTCGGCCGCGCTGCTCGCCCGCGACGGCCATCGCGTGACCCTCGTCGAGAAGCGGGACCAGTTCGGCGGCCGCGCCGGCTCGTGGTCGGTCGACGGCTTCCGCTTCGACACTGGGCCCAGCTGGTACCTCATGCCCGAGGTGTTCGACCACTTCTTCAAGCTCTGCGGCACCTCGACCGCCGAGCAGCTCGAGCTGATTCAGCTGGACCCTGGTTACCGCGTCATCACCGAGGGCTTCGACCGGCCGACCGACATCGCCGCGAACCGCGCCGACAACGTGGCGCTGTTCGAGTCGATCGAGAAGGGCGCGGGCGCGAAGCTCGAGCGCTACCTCGACTCGGCCGAAGACACCTACGTCATGGCGAAGAAGCGCTTCCTGTACACGAGCTTCGAGTCGATTGGTCCGCTCCTGCGGGGCGACGTGCTGAAGCGTTCGGGCAAGCTCATGACGATGCTCGTGCAGAGCCTCGACAGTTTCGTCGGGCGACGCTTCCGCGACCTGCGCCTGCGCCAGATCCTGGGCTACCCGGCCGTGTTCCTCGGTTCGTCACCGTTCCTGACCCCGGCGATGTATCACCTCATGTCGCACCTCGACCTGACCGACGGCGTGCTGTACCCGATGGGCGGCTTCGCGAAGCTCATCGAGCGCGTCGCCGCGGTCGCGGAAGACCAGGGCGCCGAGCTGCGCCTGAACGCGCCGGTTGCTCGCATCATGGTCGACGAGGCAACGGGGGATGCACGGGGCGTGCAACTCGAGGACGGCGAGATCATTGAGGCCGACCTCGTCGTCGCGGCAGCCGACCTGCACCACACCGAGACGGCCCTGCTGCCGAAGGAGCGGCAGACCTACCCCGAGCAGTACTGGCAGAAGGCGACGGCTGGCCCGAGCGCACTGCTCATGTATCTCGGCGTCGAGGGTGACCTGCCGCAGCTTGAGCACCACACGCTGCTGTTCGCCGCCGACTGGCGCGAGAATTTCGAGAAGATCTTCGGCGAGAGCCCGTCGTGGCCCGACCCCGCATCGCTGTACATCTGCAAGCCGTCGGGCGTTGACCCCTCGGTGGCGCCCGAGGGCCACGAGAACGTGTTCGTGCTCGTGCCGGCTCCCGCCGATCTGTCGTTCGGTCGCGGTGACGTCGATGGCGATGGCGACACCCCGCTCGAGACCTACGCCGACCGCATCATCGCGCAGATCAGCGAGTGGGCCGGAATCCCCGACCTCGCCGACCGCATCGTCGTGCGCCGCACGTACGGACCCGGAAACTTTGCCGAAGACGTGAACGCCTGGCGGGGAACAGCGCTCGGCCCCGCGCACGTGCTGAAGCAGTCGGCGTTCTTCCGCGCGGGCAACGTCTCCAAGAAGGTGCGCGGCCTGTACTACGCCGGCTACTCGACGATCCCCGGCATCGGTCTGCCGATGTGTCTCATCAGTGCGGAGGTGCTGGTGAAGCGCCTACGCGGCGACACCTCGACCGAACCGCTGCCCGAGCCGCTCGAGCCAACGGTCACCACCGTCTAG
- a CDS encoding phytoene/squalene synthase family protein, which yields MTEMRLSLYDRVADEIAGRVIRRYSTSFGLASRLLEPGVRQHVENIYALVRVADEIVDGGVAEAGLDTAAAGRYLDEFEADTEQAIRTGYSTNLVVHAFARTARETGFGTELTKPFFHSMRMDLTDTEHDQESFDTYVYGSAEVVGLMCLRAFLQDHPVTDDQNERMVRGARALGAAFQKANFLRDLAADVETLGRSYFPGIRVDQFTEQEKHRLLDDIDDDLRVSAAVIPELPAGSRRAVALAQSLFQELGERIRRTPAETLIRARISVPTAVKARLLAQAAAGRTPRPPKPAPASAIGASA from the coding sequence ATGACCGAGATGCGCCTCTCTCTGTACGACCGCGTCGCCGACGAGATCGCGGGCCGGGTGATTCGCCGCTACTCCACGTCGTTCGGGCTCGCCTCGCGCCTGCTCGAGCCCGGCGTGCGCCAGCACGTCGAAAACATCTACGCGCTCGTGCGCGTCGCCGATGAGATCGTCGACGGCGGCGTGGCGGAAGCGGGGCTCGACACCGCCGCGGCCGGCCGGTACCTCGACGAGTTCGAGGCCGACACCGAGCAGGCGATCCGTACCGGGTATTCGACGAATCTCGTCGTGCACGCCTTCGCCCGCACGGCCCGCGAGACGGGGTTCGGCACCGAGTTGACGAAGCCCTTCTTCCACTCGATGCGCATGGATCTCACCGACACCGAGCACGACCAGGAGAGCTTCGACACCTACGTCTACGGCTCGGCCGAGGTCGTCGGCCTCATGTGTCTGCGGGCATTCCTTCAGGATCACCCCGTCACCGACGACCAGAATGAGCGCATGGTGCGCGGAGCCCGCGCCCTCGGCGCCGCCTTCCAGAAGGCCAACTTTCTGCGTGACCTCGCGGCCGACGTCGAGACGCTCGGGCGCAGCTACTTCCCGGGAATCCGCGTCGACCAGTTCACCGAACAGGAGAAGCACCGCTTGCTCGACGACATCGACGATGACCTGCGCGTCTCGGCCGCCGTGATCCCCGAGCTTCCGGCCGGCAGCCGGCGCGCCGTGGCGCTCGCGCAGAGCCTCTTCCAGGAACTGGGGGAGCGCATCCGCAGAACCCCCGCCGAGACCTTGATTCGCGCCCGCATCAGCGTGCCGACGGCGGTCAAGGCTCGTCTGTTGGCGCAGGCCGCCGCGGGTCGCACCCCGCGCCCGCCGAAACCGGCGCCGGCGTCGGCGATCGGAGCATCCGCGTGA
- a CDS encoding prenyltransferase yields MNTLAQLTLSSRPLSWINTAFPFAAAYLLTTREIDLVVIIGTVYFLIPYNLAMYGINDVFDYESDLRNPRKGGVEGALLDTSLHRTTLIAALVTNVPFLVYLVSVGDPLSWLVLAISVFAVIAYSMKGLRFKEKPFLDSVTSSTHFVSPAVYGLVLAGAEFTPALWLILGAFFLWGIASHAFGAVQDVIADREGGLASIATVIGARATTRLAVVAYVLAGLLLLGTDWPGPLAAIAALPYAVSTAQWWNVTDATAEDANRGWRRFLLLNFLAGAVVTMLMIYWVIGA; encoded by the coding sequence GTGAACACGCTCGCGCAGCTGACCCTCAGCTCGCGGCCGCTCAGCTGGATCAACACGGCCTTCCCCTTCGCGGCCGCCTACCTCCTGACGACGCGCGAGATCGACCTCGTGGTGATCATCGGCACCGTGTACTTCCTCATTCCGTACAACCTCGCGATGTACGGCATCAACGACGTGTTCGACTACGAGTCCGACCTGCGCAACCCCCGCAAGGGCGGGGTCGAGGGGGCGCTGCTCGACACCTCGCTGCACCGCACGACCCTGATTGCGGCGCTCGTCACCAACGTGCCGTTCCTCGTCTACCTCGTGAGCGTCGGCGATCCGCTCAGCTGGCTCGTGCTCGCCATCAGCGTCTTCGCCGTCATCGCCTACTCGATGAAGGGGCTGCGGTTCAAGGAGAAGCCCTTCCTCGACTCGGTGACCTCGAGCACCCACTTCGTGAGCCCCGCCGTCTACGGCCTGGTGCTCGCCGGCGCTGAATTCACGCCAGCCCTGTGGCTGATTCTGGGGGCGTTCTTCCTCTGGGGCATCGCGAGCCACGCCTTCGGGGCGGTACAGGATGTGATCGCCGACCGCGAGGGCGGGCTCGCGTCGATCGCCACCGTCATCGGCGCTCGCGCCACGACGAGGCTCGCCGTCGTCGCCTACGTGCTCGCCGGACTCCTGCTGCTCGGCACCGACTGGCCGGGACCGCTCGCGGCCATCGCGGCGCTGCCCTACGCCGTGTCGACGGCGCAGTGGTGGAACGTCACCGACGCGACGGCGGAAGACGCCAACCGCGGCTGGCGGCGCTTCTTGCTGCTGAACTTCCTCGCGGGTGCCGTCGTCACAATGCTGATGATCTACTGGGTGATCGGAGCGTGA
- a CDS encoding polyprenyl synthetase family protein, with protein sequence MKRHDAVAIADERAALVDAVLERFFTLSKKRAEPLGDHYLHLWGLLERNTQGGKRFRPRMVMAAYCGFGGRDLDAAAYVGAAFELLHTALIVHDDVIDRDFVRRGIPNISGAYRDHAVDRGASEDIAEHRGVSAAVIAGDLALFNSYRLLDRSGADAETRDRLADVLDEAMFASAAGELIDVDFSIDPGMPLVDDILTMERLKTAVYSFETPLQAGAILAGASRDAIDTLGAFGREIGIAYQVIDDVLGVFGEPGATGKTTIGDLREGKRTVLVAFACSTPAWARLCDLIGKHDLTEQEAEEARELLAVCGARAFAENLARDYAQRALARLAEPYIPAALRDELHPVAAEVLDRVK encoded by the coding sequence GTGAAACGACACGACGCTGTGGCCATCGCTGATGAGCGAGCGGCACTCGTCGACGCTGTTTTGGAGCGCTTCTTCACCCTATCCAAGAAGCGTGCCGAGCCCCTGGGCGACCACTATCTCCACCTGTGGGGCCTGCTCGAGCGCAACACCCAGGGCGGCAAGCGGTTCCGCCCTCGGATGGTCATGGCCGCCTACTGCGGGTTCGGTGGACGCGATCTCGACGCTGCCGCCTACGTCGGTGCAGCCTTCGAGCTGCTGCACACGGCTCTGATCGTGCACGATGACGTGATCGACCGAGATTTCGTGCGCCGTGGCATCCCGAATATTTCCGGCGCCTACCGCGACCATGCCGTCGACCGGGGCGCCTCGGAAGACATCGCCGAACACCGGGGGGTGTCCGCCGCGGTCATCGCGGGCGACCTGGCGCTGTTCAACTCGTACCGCCTGCTCGACCGTTCGGGCGCGGACGCCGAGACCCGCGACCGCCTCGCTGACGTGCTCGATGAGGCCATGTTCGCCTCCGCCGCCGGCGAACTCATCGACGTCGATTTCTCGATCGACCCTGGCATGCCGCTCGTCGACGACATCCTGACGATGGAGCGGCTGAAGACGGCCGTCTACTCGTTCGAGACGCCGCTGCAGGCCGGCGCGATACTGGCCGGCGCATCCCGCGACGCGATCGACACGCTGGGCGCGTTCGGGCGCGAGATCGGCATCGCTTACCAGGTCATCGACGACGTGCTCGGGGTCTTCGGCGAGCCGGGCGCGACCGGCAAGACGACCATCGGCGACCTCCGCGAGGGCAAGCGCACCGTCCTGGTGGCCTTCGCCTGCTCGACTCCGGCGTGGGCGCGGCTCTGCGACCTCATCGGCAAGCACGATCTCACCGAACAGGAGGCCGAGGAGGCCCGCGAGTTGCTCGCCGTGTGCGGCGCGCGGGCCTTCGCCGAGAACCTCGCGCGCGACTACGCGCAGCGCGCGCTGGCGCGCCTCGCCGAGCCGTACATTCCCGCCGCCCTGCGCGACGAGTTGCACCCGGTTGCCGCCGAGGTGCTCGATCGAGTGAAGTGA
- the idi gene encoding isopentenyl-diphosphate Delta-isomerase, translating into MSETPELVVLLADDGTPIGTAEKATVHTADTPLHQAFSCHVFDDAGRVLVTRRALSKKTWPGVWTNSFCGHPAPGEDLSEAIARRAERELGLAVSDVRVALPDFRYRAVDASGVAENEICPVYTARASSDPQPAADEVAEWAWVEPDALRSAVAATPFAYSPWIGWQLAVWPGDYSPEA; encoded by the coding sequence ATGAGCGAAACCCCCGAACTCGTCGTCCTTCTCGCTGACGACGGAACCCCCATCGGCACCGCCGAGAAGGCGACCGTTCACACGGCGGACACTCCCCTTCATCAGGCGTTCTCGTGCCACGTTTTCGATGACGCCGGCCGGGTGCTGGTGACGCGCCGCGCCCTGTCGAAGAAAACCTGGCCGGGGGTGTGGACGAACAGCTTTTGCGGCCACCCCGCGCCGGGGGAAGACCTAAGCGAGGCCATCGCGCGGCGGGCCGAGCGCGAGCTCGGGCTGGCCGTGAGCGACGTCCGGGTCGCGCTCCCCGACTTCCGTTATCGCGCGGTCGACGCGTCTGGGGTCGCCGAGAACGAAATCTGCCCCGTGTACACGGCACGAGCATCCAGTGACCCGCAGCCGGCCGCCGATGAGGTCGCGGAGTGGGCCTGGGTCGAACCGGACGCCCTGCGGAGCGCGGTCGCCGCCACCCCCTTCGCCTACTCGCCCTGGATCGGCTGGCAGCTGGCCGTCTGGCCGGGTGACTACTCCCCGGAGGCCTGA
- a CDS encoding lycopene cyclase domain-containing protein: MIGFSYLIALSIAITGMVMLDRRFGLFFWRDWRKAAVVLPLGVAFFLVWDVFGIALGIFFRGSTNFLTGVLIGPELPIEEVFFLILLCYNTMNAYLAAVDWLGGRWRRASRSAGVVTS, translated from the coding sequence ATGATCGGCTTCAGCTACCTGATCGCGCTGTCGATCGCGATCACCGGCATGGTGATGCTCGATCGACGGTTCGGGCTGTTCTTCTGGCGCGACTGGCGGAAAGCCGCTGTCGTCTTGCCCCTCGGCGTCGCGTTCTTCCTCGTGTGGGATGTCTTCGGCATCGCCCTCGGCATCTTCTTCCGCGGCTCGACGAACTTCTTGACGGGTGTCTTGATCGGCCCCGAGCTGCCGATCGAGGAGGTCTTCTTCCTCATCCTGCTCTGCTACAACACGATGAACGCCTACCTCGCCGCCGTCGACTGGCTGGGCGGACGCTGGCGCCGCGCGTCACGAAGCGCCGGGGTTGTGACGTCGTGA
- a CDS encoding ATP-dependent DNA helicase — protein sequence MGAPTLADEQRAVIELIESTRDHVFVTGRAGTGKSTLLEAFLAQTDRTVVVCAPTGVAALNVGGQTIHSLFRLPIGLIADADLDDAPHLRRLLGGVDTVVIDEVSMVSADLMDAIDRRLRSARARPREAFGGAQVVLFGDPYQLAPVPGRDEGERAYYADHYRSIWFFDARVWRETELRIVELQTIHRQRDEAFRHMLTAVRHGEVTPEIGRALNEAGARPAPNEGVLTLASTNATVTRINGRELARLPGDVKTARADVVGEFGGRGGYPADEALQLKVGAQVMFLRNDTAGDGAPRWVNGSLGTVERIGRTVFIEVDGESHEVHPATWEKFRYTYSSAQKRVTKDVIGEFTQFPLRLAWAVTIHKSQGQTYDRAIIDLGPRAFAPGQTYVALSRIRSLEGLHLVRPLRPSDIIVDHDVRRFMADAEPVIDRGSVVRVVDPE from the coding sequence GTGGGCGCACCCACCCTCGCCGATGAGCAGCGCGCCGTCATCGAGCTGATCGAGTCGACGCGCGACCACGTCTTCGTGACGGGCCGCGCCGGCACGGGCAAGTCGACGCTTCTGGAAGCCTTCCTCGCCCAGACCGATCGCACGGTCGTCGTGTGCGCGCCAACCGGAGTGGCGGCGCTAAACGTCGGCGGCCAGACGATTCACTCGCTGTTTCGCCTCCCGATCGGGCTGATCGCCGACGCCGACCTCGACGACGCCCCGCACCTGCGGCGCCTCCTGGGCGGCGTCGACACGGTCGTCATCGACGAGGTGTCGATGGTGAGCGCCGACCTGATGGATGCGATCGATCGGCGCCTCCGCAGCGCCCGCGCACGCCCCCGCGAAGCCTTCGGTGGCGCCCAGGTCGTGTTATTCGGCGACCCGTATCAGCTGGCGCCGGTGCCGGGGCGCGACGAGGGGGAGCGCGCCTACTACGCCGACCACTACCGCTCGATCTGGTTCTTCGACGCGCGCGTCTGGCGGGAGACCGAGCTGCGCATCGTCGAGCTGCAGACAATTCATCGCCAACGCGACGAGGCGTTTCGCCACATGCTGACCGCCGTGCGGCACGGTGAGGTCACACCCGAGATCGGGCGCGCGCTCAACGAGGCGGGGGCCCGACCGGCACCCAACGAGGGGGTGCTGACCCTCGCCAGCACGAACGCCACGGTGACGCGCATCAACGGTCGCGAGCTCGCGCGCCTCCCCGGCGACGTGAAGACGGCGCGCGCCGACGTCGTCGGCGAGTTCGGCGGCCGCGGCGGCTACCCGGCCGACGAGGCGCTGCAGCTGAAGGTGGGCGCCCAGGTGATGTTCTTGCGCAACGACACCGCCGGCGACGGTGCCCCCCGTTGGGTCAACGGCAGCCTCGGAACCGTCGAGCGCATCGGCCGCACCGTCTTCATCGAGGTCGACGGCGAGAGCCACGAGGTGCACCCCGCCACGTGGGAGAAGTTCCGCTACACCTACTCGTCGGCCCAGAAGCGGGTCACGAAGGATGTCATCGGCGAGTTCACGCAGTTCCCGTTGCGGCTCGCGTGGGCGGTCACGATTCACAAGTCGCAGGGCCAGACCTACGACCGCGCGATCATCGACCTGGGGCCGCGTGCCTTCGCGCCCGGCCAGACGTATGTGGCGCTGTCACGCATCCGCTCGCTGGAGGGCCTGCACCTCGTACGACCGCTGCGACCGAGCGACATCATCGTCGACCACGACGTGCGCCGGTTCATGGCGGACGCCGAGCCGGTGATCGACCGCGGGTCAGTGGTTCGAGTGGTCGACCCCGAATAG